CTCCATGTGGGAGACATGATCactgaggagcagcaggagggagagcCCACAGCAGTACACCAAGCTCTTCACTATCATCACAGTGTAAACCAGAGAGGCCAGGTTCACACTGCACATGGACTGCAAGAGGgctgggagacagaggaggaatacacacatttatacaaaaAATTAAGTCAAATAATTGCATCTCTATATTTAAAAGCATAGGAAATGTATATATAGAAACTATATTGACATGGCTACATTCAAAAGGAGCTACTGAAATGCAGTTTCACATCTAATAAATAAGAAATGGTGGTGATTCGTCAAAATAAGCACTTACCATCTTGGAATTGCTTATTTTCTGTGACATGTAATCGGTCTGTTGACTCACCCATCCAACTCTGGAGTCATACAATCAGGTGGATATTTTGTATTACAATGGTCCACAATCTTACCAGTTTAAAAGATGAAAAACGTGACAATGATGCTAAaccaaatacaattttcaaATAAATAGTTTACATTAGGAATCTTTGGATGGTCCATTTGGGATGTCAGAACTTGTCTCATTCTCCACTGAACAGATTCATTTAATTTTGCCAGTCATCTTTTTTTGATGATAACACACTAGTCactctcccgtcctccctctgctccagctcttctctctctgcttcaggcACCTCCACCAACCagccatcttctctctccatcttccatgAAAACGTCACCAAGTCTGGGAACATGTCACTGGTCTGGCACAGCTACgtggcaaatgacgttgtgtccttgggcaaggcacttcaccctacttgccttgggagaatgtccctgtacttactgtaagtcgctctggataagagtgtctgctaaatgactaaatgtaaatgtgattaatagcccgattccctaaccgctcagccaactgacccaCGCTTTAGCCCTAATATTATGGCACATTATAGGAACCACCCTGCTACTGTACGTGTGAAATATTAAGGTTACTTTCTGAGAATGTTCCTCTCCTGTGCAGTTTGTAAGTTTTAGCACCCACCTAGCTGACAAGGTCCATTATTTCCAGCCAGTCAGAGGATGTATTCAACAGCCAGATGCAGATGGTATGGTAAGACATCTGGAAGCAATCATTTAAACACCATCAATTCACCCCAGTAACAATGTAGGGGATTGTGTCACGTGTCATCTCATTAACATGGATTCCTTCCTAATTTTTCCATTCCAGGGATTGACCTAGGGTCCTCTCATTGAcaccacacaacaacaacctTTCACAAACACTGCTTTAGCCAGTTACGGGACCAAAAAGCTAGATATCCAATGGCACATCGATGACACACGCAGTGAATTGTAATTCTACAGAATTCCATTTAAATGGGTTGGTTCTCACTAAACCATGCAATATGTAAAATGTTAGTAAATCTAGATATTGTTGCAGATCCAAGTAGAGACAAAGTATCTTGTCTCCACAATTGCAGGTCTCCTTTCCACCATGGTTGATGTTCCTGTGTAGCTAACTATAGGACCTCCCCTCACTAATTATCAAAAGTAATTTTGCTTGAAATGTTCATCCCTCCTGAATTTCCCAAACAGTTGGCAGCAGTAGCAAAGTACCTGTAAAGAGAGTTATTGTCACAGGATGTGTAAGTGTGGTCTACACTGTGATGATCCGAGTAGGCACAGTAGTAGGTAGCAGAGTCGGTTGTCTTTAAATTATCAATCTGTAGAACCTAGGTGTCATTTCGTGCTTTGTCTACTGAGACAAATCCAGGCTCAGTGATCCAAAATCTATTCACTTGTTTTAATTTCCGGTGTTCTCAGATCTGTGGTTGCCTTTATCGCCACCCTTTTAAaggctctctgtctttctgactGCAGGTAGCTCGAAGGAACATTTTGAGATTCACAATTAATCATAAAATGTTATTGGGGGTTTTTGTCAGGACAGCCTTCTGCTTTAGCTCTGAAGCTTCTGATGACCTGCCTCTGAATCATCATGTTTCTACTGGATTTAAGTACATTCATTTACTGTTCATGATAACCAAAACTTTTGTTCATTTTAACATACCTAGTTTCAAGATTAATGTTCACAGTAATCTCCAAATCTAATGTAGTAGAATGACCAGTTTTACACAATTCAGGGAAGTATGTTCCTACATATTCCAAAAGGGATCAGACCCTATATCTTGAATGTTAATAACTAGTTATTCAACTTGTTAGTAACTAACTACTATAgttcaatataaaaaaaaaagaaaatcaataTTATAACGCCCAAGGTAagtgtatgagtttgtgtgtgtcttccggTTTCCATTTGAGAAAATAATTTTGCACATTGCTAGATTTGTAAGTAGTTGCGCCCCCTTGTGGCTCAGATGGGGCTGAaagtctccccacacacacatgtgatcCAACCTGTATATACCCAATCAATCAATAATAATGTAATTATCATAAATATCAAAGGACAAATTCATTTtactgtacataaactacactttACCCTCTGTGTACATACATATTTCTGAACATATCATGCCTCACCTCACTACAGAATAGCGTGAGGGATGTGCGTAAGTCTTAAATTGTTTTCCACTCATAGTCTGTGCCTGTACTTTGTGTTAATTCTGGTGAGATCTGAGAAGCCAGTCCATATCTACGCCGTTGCATCAAAGTCTTAATGGTGCAATCCAGAAATCTGGCAGCGCCTTAACTAATCTCAAATAGACTCTCGCTCAGACATGTGAAGGTGGCAAGAGTTGGTGGAAGAAAGGGAAAGTTATCTCTGTCTGTTGTCTGTTTCAGGGAAGCAGCCTACCCTACTTGCTTAATTGTGCAGCCAGGTGTTTTCCTATTAGACACTGGCAGCAAGTCTGAGTTTGTTTGCACACAAAAAATCATGCAATGATGGGAACACTTAAGTGTTGTTCTTGTTACAGTCAGACCAAAGTTGCTGCTTGTCATTATGGCCTCAGTTTTGTCCCGCATATTGAAGATCCTCGCTTAGAGGCCCTGCAGTGCGAGATTTAGTTCATTCAGGTGAGTAAAAATATCCCCTAAATAGGCCCACCTTGTGAACCACTCATCGTCATGCAAGTTGTCCGACAAATGAAAAGGGAGGTCAGTGAAGAACTGTTCAGATTGTCTAGTTAGTATTGATCACTTTCCGAtgttactttttaaaataatttattaaTTGTGTAGGCAGGATAAAAATGTTTACTCAACGTACAAAGCAAAAGTTAATGACCATGCGCGATTCACACAttgtctgttattttgtagcctaaCAATATGTTTTTAACATTATCCCTCAgccgacatattagacattgtgatgaCTAATTTGACTCAACTTTGAGTTGAGATTCTATGTTTTCCCTTAGTCTGTCTTTCAAACAAGTagagcaatgatggtgggcatgtAATGTTTTGACATTACATGTACAGAGAATGGAGGGCTGAACATTTTGGTCAGATAAATTATAAAAGTTGTAGATCTATGTAGATTTTtttaattcatcccatttagaccATCTCACGCAGTGACAGTCaatctcatgttcatgatgtcaTAAGTTGGAGGCTGAAAGGAAAAACTAggacccatggggccggggagggtgcggtgcacccctcagagacacccgagggaacctcattagtacgttgtagcatgtttcacttaccttcattGTTGGCTCAATTTTCAGGATCgcataagtggatctgtgttaaattgatgagagatatctctgtgtgaagtgtttctgggacaaAGTGGACCACAGAAGCTGTAACTGCCACAAAGTAGCTAACGCTACAGGCTTATCCCCACATACtataggtgctcatctgatATGTGAAGCTGTCTCTGTCATTGTTTGTAAGAAGGGCTATACTAATAAAATGATTTGATATAGTCACTTTGTAAAGGGCCACAACACTAACCCTAAACAGTTCCACCATCAGGGACAAAAAGGTTTGCTGGTCTGGTGATTTTTACTTTTGAATCTTACTATGATTTGTCTGTCTAGCTggcctgaagcagatgcacaggcagaatgaggaagcttggctgaaacCTGAGATTTCTCAGAAAAATGCCAAAGTCACCatgcccatcctgagagaggacagactgcctcccttcaacacagtctcagggaGACAGTCGCTGCACCAGTTGGCACATAGCAGACAGCACATCCAGTGAATGTAATACACATGTGCAACTGGATAGATTTGGCAGAAATGACCCTTTACATGTTGTATtttaatatactgtatacaacttatcttatttggacaACCCACTCTTGAATAACAGCTGCTCCTATCTATGGGATATAACACAAGTGCTAAACAACTTCTCCAGTAGATTTTTACGGTGTGGACAATAAACATTTGACTTAAAAGTAGATCAAACGTAAACCAGTGTAACGCATTCTTGTGACTCTCATTAGCAGAACTAAGTTGGATCTtcttcttgcaacagaaaaAGGCCAAGAACGTGGAGCTTATCCATCTTGCAGAGGAGCGaatggagaaggaagagaagaagaaagaggcggAGGAGAAGGATACTGCTGCTGTGAGGATGCagcataataaagagaaacaggcgcGCATCAACGAGGCGAGAGGACCACAAAACCTTGAGTTGCATCTGTATTTCATGTGCACTCAAAACTTTGGAAGTTGTAAACACAGAAGTCAGAAGTGCAGGTCTTATCTTTTTAAACGCAAGTGccggttattgggtgtgctcaagccttcggcgagcacaaccattgttctctcacatacagttaggtccataaatatttggacattgacacaattttcatcattttggctctgtataccaccacaatggatttgaaatgaaacaatcaagatgtgctttaagtgcagactttcagctttaatttcagggtatttacatccaaatcaggtgaacggtgtaggatttacaatacattttatatgtgcccccccccctttttaagggaccaaaagtaattggacaattggctgctcagctgttccatggccaggtgtatgttattccctcatgggagttcgttatttcattgacaaggagcagataaaaggtttagatttcatttcaagtatggtatttgtgtttggaatctgttgctgtcaactctcaatatgaagtccaaagagctgtcaccatcagtgaagcaagccatcgttaggctgaaaaatcaaaacaaacctatcagagagatagcaaaaacattaggtgtggctcaatcaactgtttggtacattcttaaaaagaaagaacgcactggtgagctcagcaacaccaaaagacccggaagaccacagaaaacaactgtggtggatgacagaagaattatttccctggtgaagaaaaaccccttcacaacagttgtccagatcaagaacactctccaggaggtaggcgtatctgtgtcaaagtcaaaaattaagagaagacttcaccagagtaaatacagagggttcaccacaagatgtaaaccattggtgagtctcaaaaacaggaagaccagattagagtttgccaaaaaacatctaaaagagcctgtacagttctggaacaacatcctatggacagatgagaccaagatcaacttgtaccagaatgatgggaagagaagagtatggagaagggaaggaactgctcatgatccaaagcataccacctcatcagtgaagcatggtggaggtagtgttatggcgtgggcatgtatggctgccaacttgaactggttcccttgtatttatcgatgatgtgactgctgacaaaagcagtaggatgaattctgaagtgtttctggcaatattatctgctcagattcagccaaatgcttcagaactcataggacggcgcttcacagtgcagatggacaatgacccgaagcatactgcgaaagcaaccaaagagttttttaaggcaaagaagtggaatgttctgcaatggccaagtcaatcacctgacctaaatccaattgagcatgcatttcacttgctaaagacaaaactgaagggaaaatgccccaagaacaagcaggaactgaagacagttgcagtagaggcctggcagagcatcaccagggacgaaacccagcgtctggtgatgtctatgggttccagacttcaggctgtcattgactgcaaaggatttgcaaccaagtattaaaagtgacaattagatttatgattgttagtttgtccaattatttttggtcccttaaaaaggggggggggcacatataaaatgtgttgtaattcctacaccgttcacctgatttggatgtaaataccctgaaattaaagctgaaagtctgcacttaaagcacatcttgattgtttcatttcaaatccattgtggtggtatacagagccaaaatgatgaaaattgtgtcaatgtccaaatatttatggacctaactgtatatatttattatacatttttgtttcttttcccacccctaaggatctgtcaatatttgactacatagacaacgttggtgtcaaaagttttgtcttggtagtgattgagttgcttgtatttttatttaccttCCGTTGCACTGTTTAAGCtgaacttaagtttttgtgtCAAAAAGTGCCATGTGTCAACAAagcttcaatgccacagcctaaactttatgtgaaaagaaacattctcatttccggggctttcaaacaatcccctcactcagtgaagtttggctagccacagCAACTGCAATgtgagagagtcaggtggctgagcggttagagaatcgggctagtaatcagaaggttgctggttcgattcccggccgtgaaaaatgacattgtgtccttgggcaaggcacttcaccctacttgcctctggggaatgtccctgtacttactgtaagtcgctctggataagagcgtctgctaaatgactaaaagtaaatgtacatgtaccaccaacacaatgttatgggtgagcgagctgaccagggctggactgggacaaaaaatcggccctggcatttttggcccaggcggcccacacCCACCGTGACTGGTCAGATACATTCCCTGCAGACTCCTTAAAATATGCGTGCATTCTATAATATGAGTTGCCCTATTAGTgttctgcgttcatgtgataattttggatccttcaagaagggtctcaagacttatctgttgatcttacacttaaataattaattaatttttagagttatgatttgtatatggtataaaaaatatatacatattgatatttgatattgtattgttattattactattttgcttaatattggcttagcaacttttaaaacagtttactgttaatttaaattattgtaagattcatattttgtggctttggacaaaagtgtctgctaaatacaatacaaacacacagcctccctcccttcctgagtccctgttaatttgcctactccttaccacgtcgtcaactactctttcttccatcttttcctcactcgctcccatggccctgtcatggtcactctcctgctcctcggcttcttccttgaccctgtcagtatgtttctgcctctctgagacacctctcctccttcctctacaggcgctgatgttgaagcagctaaagccccccccaaacatgttcgacatttttgcacattttgtggcattcaCCTGTACATTTGTTATCTATTTCTCCCTTAACTTTTCTGCGCCTCCCTTGCGCTTTGGTGGTCGTTTCTCCATTTTAGCGATGCTAAACCAGCATacgcattagccaacagctcgtgtctcaAGGCCTGCGGGTGGCGATATTATGtgtattcgacttcatgcagcgccggcggccttgaatctgagaatgcgattggctgcttcaagtcagccgggctgcagaaggctgcaggcgacgccggcgctgcatgaagtcgaacgcacctattatgATTCAGGGGATgggggttcctggatttgattgggtcaggccagtgccaataaagaaaattaaccaatgggccgctgtcagtacTCTATAGGCCGGCCCGAACAAAACAATTtttaccaatgggccgctgtcggTTATTTttgggccggcccgaccaaaaaaaagaaaaaaaaacataggatATAAATTATATCGGCGATTCGGCCCAAAAatgcgtcggcccaccgggcaaatTCCCGatatgccagatggccagtccagccctgttgTACAATAATCAGGTCCTATCACAAACTGATGAAACATTGTACTGTATTTGTAATTCTGTATTCTGTACCAAAGGCTTTGAAGACTACTTTCTGAAAGAAAATTCAGAGCTGTtgtctcttccacccccccccccacccccccaaatcACAGTGGACTGCAGCTATGATTcgcgctgctgagaaggtgataggatgctaccctcgaggaccctgaggccagCGAGAAGATTGTggctgactcctcccaccctggactgttccagctactcccctctggcaaaaggatgcggtccatcaggaccaaaacgtCACACCAaaagaacagtttcttcccgtccactgctggcctcttcaacaaggccaaggactcacacTGACAACACTTGTATCTATACAAGTCTATCCACCACCTATTTGCACGTCATATTGCACTATTTTATGTTTCGTAACATTTACATTGTATATCTTACATATTGTTAGCTCTTGTATTAAACTTTACTTACAAAATCTAATGTTTTAATTAAGATCTGTATGATCATTGTATGCAACTTCCTGCCagagtaaattccgtgtttgagTAAACTTACATGGCTATACAGTCAATTGAATTGAAAAACTAGCATTGACGATCGTTTGCATTTCGAGTGCCAATAGTTAATGGTAATACCGAAAACATTCCAACACGCATGATCAAGACGTTTGACAGAAGGCATTGGTCTTTTGGTTTAAACAGTgaggtggctcttaaaagagcctttgtggGTTTTGAGGTCAAATGATCGCGGGCAACGTTTAGGCGCGCTCTCCGCGGATGCGGCGGGCCAGCTGGATGTCCTTGGGCATGATGGTGACCCTCTTGGCGTGAATGGCGCACAAGTTGGTGTCCTCGAACAGACCGACCAGGTAAGCCTCGCTGGCCTCCTGCAGAGCCATCACAGCGGAGCTCTGGAAACGCAGGTCAGTCTTGAAGTCCTGGGCGATTTCCCTCACCAGGCGCTGGAAAGGCAGCTTGCGAATAAGCAGCTCGGTGGACTTCTGGTAACGACGGATCTCTCTCAGAGCCACGGTCCCGGGCCTGTAACGATGAGGTTTCTTCACGCCACCGGTGGCTGGTGCACTCTTACGAGCGGCT
This DNA window, taken from Osmerus eperlanus chromosome 6, fOsmEpe2.1, whole genome shotgun sequence, encodes the following:
- the LOC134021940 gene encoding histone H3 — translated: MARTKQTARKSTGGKAPRKQLATKAARKSAPATGGVKKPHRYRPGTVALREIRRYQKSTELLIRKLPFQRLVREIAQDFKTDLRFQSSAVMALQEASEAYLVGLFEDTNLCAIHAKRVTIMPKDIQLARRIRGERA